The following is a genomic window from Acidobacteriota bacterium.
ATGATGTCGAACGCCCAGCCGACCGGAGCGTTGTTGCCCCAGACGCCGATGCCCTTGGCGAAGAGCCAGCCCAGCGAGACGAACAGGAGCATCAACAGCACGAAGCCCACGGCCGTCGTGACGAACCACACCATCGGTGTGTGCTTCGTCAGCACCATCGTCGTCAGCTGATCGGTGATGGACGTGTAGCTCTCACCGGCGCCGATGATGGGCAACGGCGCTCTGAAGTCGTCCTTTGGATACTGTGAAGCTTCCACTACCTGCTCCTGAACTGAATCGCTAGCCGACCAACGCCGGGTTCTGGTTGCGCACCTTGGCCAGGTAGCTGGTGCGCGGACGCGCACCCAGATCCTCGGCGAGGCCGTAGTTCCGTTCCTGTTGCTTCAGCTTCACGACCTGGCTGGCCGCGTCGTTCAAATCGCCGAAGACGATGGCGTCAGCCGGGCACGACTGCTGGCAGGCGGTCTTGATCGTGCCGTCGGCGATCGGCTCACCGGCCGTCTTCGCGTCGATGCGCGCGTGATTGATCCGCTGCACGCAGTAGGTGCACTTCTCCATGACGCCGCGGCTGCGGATCGTCACGTCGGGATTGCGCTGCGCCATGAACTCCGGCGTCGTGAAGTCGGAGTAGAGCAGGAAGTTGAAACGACGCACCTTGTACGGGCAGTTGTTCGCGCAGTAGCGCGTGCCCACGCAGCGGTTGTAGACCATGTCGTTGAGCCCCTCTTCGCTGTGGATCGTCGCGGCCACCGGGCACACGACCTCACACGGGGCGTTCTCGCACTGCATGCAGCCGATCGGCTGATCGTGGACGACAGGCGCGTCGAGATCGCCCTCGTAGTAGCGGTCGATCCGCAGCCAGTGCATCTCGCGCCCCATCGACACCTGCTGCTTGCCCACGACGGGGATGTTGTTCTCCGACGAGCACGCCACGACACACGCATTGCAGCCGTCGCAGGCGTTCAGGTCGATGACCATGCCCCACTTGTACTGGCCGTCGTACTTCCACTCGTTGCCATGCAGCGTGTCCTCGTACTTCGGGACGTGCGTCATGTGCTGCGCGAACGTGGGGTCGGCCTTGTAGACGGGGAGCGACGCCGTGCGAACCACCGCACGCTGCTCCATGTTGAAGTGCATCTGCGTGCTGGCGACGGTGTAGGTGTCGCCCGTGGGCGCCACCTCCGCGCCGAGCGCGAACGACGGTCCCGTGGACCGGCGAATCAGGTTCGCGTTGTACCCGATCCCCGTGCCCACGCTGCCAGCGCGCCAGCGCCCGTACCCGAGCTGCAGGTTCACCGAGTTGTCGGGATGTCCCGCCTGCACCCACACCGGGCCTGTCACCGACCGGCCGTTCACGGTGACGGTGGCCACGTTGGCCTTGTAGCGGGTCATCTTCTGGGCGCCGACGCCGAGACGCTCCGCCGTGCGCGGGCTCATCACGATGACGTTGTCCCACGTCACCTTGTTGAGCGGCTTGGGCAGTTCCTGCAACCACGCGTTGTTGGCGAAGCGCCCGTCGGCCACCGTCGGGTCCGCCGTGAACGTGACTTCGAGCGCGTCTGCCGCGGGTGCCGAGGGCGCCGCCGGGATGGACGACGGTACGCCGAGTGTGACGGCGTCCACGGCCGTCCCGGCGATGAACCCGTCGTGCACCGCGCGCCGCCAGAACTTCTCGAAATCGGCGAACGCCGAGCCGTCGGGCGCCGTGTATGCGCCTTCGCCGAACGCGGTCTCCCAGTGCGCGCGCACGGTCTCGAACGCCGTGGCGGCGGGGTTGTCGCCGAAGGCGGCGAGGATCTCGATCGGGCCGCGCGTCGGCTCGTAGAGCGGGTTGATGAGCGGCTGGACGATCGACACGGTACCGTCTGCCGCGCGCACGTCGCCCCACGTCTCGAGGTAGTGCGAGAGCGGCACGTGCCAGTGCGACAGTTCCGCCGTCTCGTCGGCGTACAGGCCAGCGTGCACACGCACGCCCACCTTGGCCAGCTGATCGGCGAAGCCGAGATCGACGGGCGCGTCGTACACCGGGTTGACGTCGATCATCACGAGCAGATCGACCGTGCCGGCCGTCATGTCGCCGACGAGTTCGGTGAGCGTACCCGTACGGCCATCGACGCGCGCCGCCTGCGACGGCACGTAGGTGACCGTCGTGCCTGCCGCGCCGAGCGCCTGGTTCATCGCAGCGGCCAGCACCTGCACGGACGCGGGCTGGTTGTCGCCGGCCACGACGAGCGCACGACCGGCGGCGCCCTTCAGGTCGTCGGCCACCGCGTCGATCCACGCCTGCTTCACGTGGGCGGGCAGCGTACCGGCCGACACGCCAGGCACGCCGAGGCGCGCGGCAACGGCACGGGCGATACCGTCGACGTCGGCGGCGCGAACCGCGAGGCGATGGTCCGCCTTCGTCCCGGTGTTGCTGGTGCGGCTCTCGACGATGTAGAGCCGGTTCATCGACGTGCCGCCGTTCACCAGACGGCGACGCGCGGCGAACGTGCGCGCGTTGCGCAGCTCGTCGGGCCCTTCGTCCATGAAGTCGGCGTCGAGCGACAGGATGATGTCGGCGCTGTCCAGGTGCAGCCGCGGCTCCACGCGCTGCCCGAAGGCCGCAGCCAGCGCGTCGGCCACGCCGCCGCGATCGAGCGGCTCGTACTGGATCCAGCGGGCGTCCGGATAGATGTCGAGCACGGCCGCGATCTGCGCCGCCACGGTGGGCGACGTGATCGTGCCGGTGAGGAAGCGGAGCCCCGCGCCGCCCACCGCCTGCTGCGCGATGAGACCGCCCGCCATCGCCGACTGGAAGTCCGCGAAGGACCTGATGTCGCCGCGATAGGTGACCGTCTGCGAGCGATCGGGGTCGTACAACCCCAGGATGGAGGCCTGTCCGTACCGGCTGGTCCCGCCGCCGATCGGGTGCTCGGGATTCGGCTCGATCTTGATCGGCCGGCCGTGGAGGCTCACCGCCAGGACCGGCTCGGCGTAGCCACCACGAGGCATCGCCGTGGCGTAGAGCTGCGTCTTGCCTGGCACGAACCCCTCGGGCGGCACCACGTAGGGGACGATGTGCTCGGCGGGCTGGCGGGTGCAGCCCGTGACGCCGGCCAACGCCAGCGACGCGCCCATCAGCTTCAGGAACTGTCGACGGCCGGCGGGATCGCCCAGCTCCGCGGCGTGTTCCGGGAACTCGCGCTGGAGGTACCGCTGGAACTCCGGCGTTTCGGCAACCTCGTCGAGGCTGCGCCAGAACGTGGGCCCCGAAGCCGAGGCGAGCCGGGCACGAATGGCCGACAGATCGATATCACTCATGGTTCGCAACGGGTGCTGCCGTGCTCGTCGCCGGCAGCTGGCGTGTGTCAACGGCGACGATCACCGGTGGCACGTCGAGCAGCTCGTCAGACTCTGAATCTTGTACTCCTGCACGAGCCTGCGGCCGATCTCGAGCTGATCGCCGTCCGGCTCGTACCCCATCGTGAACACCGCCTCGCGCGGACGCACGTACTGCGCAGGATTGCGGTGGCAGTCGAGGCACCACTCCATCTGGAGCGACTTCTTCTGCATGATGCCCGGCATCTGATCGATGCGGCCGTGGCACGTCTCGCAGCCCATGCCCTTCTTCACGTGGATCGAGTGGTTGAAGTAGACGAAGTCCGGAAGGTCGTGGACGCGGGTCCACATGAGCGACTCGCCGGTTTTCCAGCTCGATCGGACGGGCTCGAGATACGCGCTCTGCGCCCAGATCTGGCTGTGACAATTCATGCAGGTCTTTGTCGGCGGCACGTTGGCCGACGCGGCCTGCTCGACCGAGGTGTGGCAGTAGCGGCAGTCGATGCCCATGCCGCCCGCATGGTGCAGGTGGCTGAACTGGACCGGCTGATCGACTGTGGAATTGGCCCCGGTCACGTAGTCGGACCGCATCGACATGCCCACGATCGACACCACGAGGCCGCCGAAGAGAAGAAGGCCAATCAGCGAGAAGCGTGCAATCGCGTTGGCACTGCGCGGGAAGATCTGGCTCATGGGTTCACGGTAACGACACACCCCGAACTGCAGGCGAAAGGCGCGCGTATTCTGTCACACAAATCAGCGCCGGAGTCCGTCGATCTCCCGACGCCCCCAGCAGGCGCGGCCACCCCCCGCCGCTCGGCGGCGACGAGGGCCGACGCGATCTCCGGTTGTGGGAAATGGGTGGGTGGGGCCAATGGTGAACATCCACCACACCCCGCCGCGGGACGAATGATCTGCAACCCGTCCACGGACTGTCAACTGGGACCAAGTGAGTCGGATATGGATCGGCAACCGGCAACCGGCAACCGGCAACCGGATAGAGCGCTTCGAAGGTCGAAAGCCAGAAGGCAAAAAGGTCCGGAGCGGTCACTCCCCCGCTCGGGTCACTGCGCTGACGAACTCGGCTTCCGGAACGGCGCCGAGGATGTCGGCGGCGTCGTTGATCACCGTCTTGGGGACGCCGGACACACGGAAACGGCGAACGAGGTCGGGAAACTCGACGGCCGAGACGGCCGCCGTCGTGACGAGGTCGCTCTCGATCGCCACCTGCCATCCCAGGCGGACCGCCCGGGGACAGTGCGGTCAAGTGGGTGTCGAGAAGATCTGCAGGGTGCGCGGCCCGCTGACCGCCGCGAGCAGGGCACGGGAATCGTCGCTCAGTCCGGAGTCGCCTGCCGACGCGAGCAGGATGGCTTCGAGCAGCGACACGAGCTCGTAGCCATCGGGCATCCCGTACATGCGCAGGCCCCTGTCGCGATCGCCGACGATCGCGATGCCCGGCGCGGCAATCATCCCGTAGGCCTCGACGTCGGCCGTGTCGAGGACCATGTTCTTCTCCTCGACGGTGATGAGCGCATTGGCCTGCGCCAGGTCCCGCAGCACCCGCCGCGTCGCGTCACACGTCTCGCACCCGAACGCCTGCACGAACAACACGAGCCGCACCGGCCCGGTCATCCCCGACAGCCGCTCGGTCAACGCCCGCATCTCATCGTCGCCGAAGTACGCCATGAGGGGAGTGTAGTGGAAGCCGGCAACCGGCAATGGGCAACCGGCAACCGGCAACCGGACATCCTCCATTCTTCCGGCTCACGGCGGTTGCGTGCGGTGCAAACCCCTGTTGCCGGTTGCCGGGTTGCCGGTTGCCGGTACTGTCCTCAGTGCACCGGCCTCACATTGACGATGCCTTCGTAGACGGGGATGCGATCGGGGCCGGCTTCTTTCGAGACGCGCTCGAGGAGCGCCTGCATGGTCGTCAGGCGCGAGGCGTGCGCGGGGTCGGCGATGAGGTTGCGACGTTCGTACGGATCGGCGCGCAGGTCGTAGAGCTCCGCGGTGAAGCGGTCAGGCGCTCCGTCGCCGTGCGGAGAGCGGATGTACGTCCACGAGTCCGTGCGCACGCCGCGGACGTTCGGTGTGTAAGGAAACTGTTTCTCGTAGTTGTACTCGTAGAGGAACGCGTCGCGCCAGGCGATGCGCGCGCCGCGCAGGAGCGGCACCCACGATCGTCCCGTGATGCCTTCGAGGGGCGCGCCGCCACCCAGTGCGATGAGGCTCGGCGCGAGATCGTGGCTCGTGATCATCTGCGACACGACGGTGCCCGCCTTCACGCCGCGCGGATATCTCACGAGCAGCGGCACCCTGATGCTCTCCTCGTACATCGTCCGCTTGTCGACGCGGCCGTGCTCGCCGAGCACGAAGCCGTTGTCGCTGGTGAAGACGATCACCGTGTCGTCGAGCTGTCCCGACGCCTGCAGCGCCTCGTAGAGCCGTCCGACGCTCCGGTCGACGGACAGCAACGTGGCGAGATACGTGCGCACGAACGTGTCGTGCTGCTTCAGGTCGTAGAGGGGCCCTTTCGCGCCATGCCAGGTGGGGAGACTCTCTTCGAGCCAGGCCGGCTTGCCGTCGGACGCCTTGTAGTCGCCGTAGTTCACGGGCTCGCGCACGGGAAACGCGTCGAGCGCGTGAGCGAAGCGGGGCTCGGGCTGGATCGGTCCTCCATGCGGCGCCTTCTGGCCGAGCACGAGCAGCCACGGCTTGTCGTGCGACTTGCCGATCCAGCGCACGGCGTGGTCGGTCACCACCGTCGTGTAGTACCCGTCGATCTGGCGACGCGTGCCGTCGATGTTGAACTCGTTGTCGAAGTAGTTGCCCTGGCCGCGATGGCTCATCCAGTGGTCGAAACCCGGACGCGGCGCATCGTTGTCCTCACCCATGTGCCACTTGCCGATGTACGCCGTCTCGTACCCGGCGTCCTTCAGCCGGCGCGGATAACTCGGCAGGTCGACGGGATACTCCGTGAAGTTGTCGAGGACGCCGTGCCGGCGCGCGTACCGTCCGCTCAGCAGCGCCGCGCGGCTCGGCGAACACAGCGACGTGGTCACGAACGCCTGACTGAACCGCGCCCCCTCCGCCGCGAGCCGATCGAGATTGGGCGTCTGCAGCCACGGAAACAGCGCCGCCTCTCCCTGCTCGCGCTGGACGACACCGAGCGCATCCCAGCGTTGATCGTCGGTCAGCACGACGAGGATGTTCGGCTTCCTGGCCGCCTGGCCCTGCGCCCACGCGGGCGCTGCGGCGAGCAGACACATGAGCACTCCGGCAACCGGCAATCGGCAACGGGCAACCGTCATCTGTTTCATGACATTCATCTGAGGCTCTTCAGATACAACACGACCGAGTCGATCTGGGAATCGGTGAGCGCGCCGGCGAAGCTCGGCATCCCGACGCCGCCCTGTTGGTAGCCTTCTACCACCGCGGCCGTCGGATCGAGAATCGACTGCCTGAGGTAGGCCTCGTCCGCCGTGACGCGTCCCGTGCGGCCCGCGATGGGGCGCGCCGCGCCGAAGACGCCGGCCAGCGATGGACCGAGACGCGCGGATTCACTGCGCACCGTGGCGTGACACGCGAGACACCCGTACCTGGCGAACAGCTCGCGCCCCTGCTCGACGCTCGGACGCGCCTCGGCCACGACGGCCACCGGTGTCTCGCGACGCGTGGTGTCGATCGCGATCGCGCCGAAGCCGTGTGCCTGCGGATTGAAGGGCTCCAG
Proteins encoded in this region:
- a CDS encoding hydrogenase, whose amino-acid sequence is MEASQYPKDDFRAPLPIIGAGESYTSITDQLTTMVLTKHTPMVWFVTTAVGFVLLMLLFVSLGWLFAKGIGVWGNNAPVGWAFDI
- a CDS encoding TAT-variant-translocated molybdopterin oxidoreductase yields the protein MSDIDLSAIRARLASASGPTFWRSLDEVAETPEFQRYLQREFPEHAAELGDPAGRRQFLKLMGASLALAGVTGCTRQPAEHIVPYVVPPEGFVPGKTQLYATAMPRGGYAEPVLAVSLHGRPIKIEPNPEHPIGGGTSRYGQASILGLYDPDRSQTVTYRGDIRSFADFQSAMAGGLIAQQAVGGAGLRFLTGTITSPTVAAQIAAVLDIYPDARWIQYEPLDRGGVADALAAAFGQRVEPRLHLDSADIILSLDADFMDEGPDELRNARTFAARRRLVNGGTSMNRLYIVESRTSNTGTKADHRLAVRAADVDGIARAVAARLGVPGVSAGTLPAHVKQAWIDAVADDLKGAAGRALVVAGDNQPASVQVLAAAMNQALGAAGTTVTYVPSQAARVDGRTGTLTELVGDMTAGTVDLLVMIDVNPVYDAPVDLGFADQLAKVGVRVHAGLYADETAELSHWHVPLSHYLETWGDVRAADGTVSIVQPLINPLYEPTRGPIEILAAFGDNPAATAFETVRAHWETAFGEGAYTAPDGSAFADFEKFWRRAVHDGFIAGTAVDAVTLGVPSSIPAAPSAPAADALEVTFTADPTVADGRFANNAWLQELPKPLNKVTWDNVIVMSPRTAERLGVGAQKMTRYKANVATVTVNGRSVTGPVWVQAGHPDNSVNLQLGYGRWRAGSVGTGIGYNANLIRRSTGPSFALGAEVAPTGDTYTVASTQMHFNMEQRAVVRTASLPVYKADPTFAQHMTHVPKYEDTLHGNEWKYDGQYKWGMVIDLNACDGCNACVVACSSENNIPVVGKQQVSMGREMHWLRIDRYYEGDLDAPVVHDQPIGCMQCENAPCEVVCPVAATIHSEEGLNDMVYNRCVGTRYCANNCPYKVRRFNFLLYSDFTTPEFMAQRNPDVTIRSRGVMEKCTYCVQRINHARIDAKTAGEPIADGTIKTACQQSCPADAIVFGDLNDAASQVVKLKQQERNYGLAEDLGARPRTSYLAKVRNQNPALVG
- a CDS encoding cytochrome c3 family protein is translated as MSQIFPRSANAIARFSLIGLLLFGGLVVSIVGMSMRSDYVTGANSTVDQPVQFSHLHHAGGMGIDCRYCHTSVEQAASANVPPTKTCMNCHSQIWAQSAYLEPVRSSWKTGESLMWTRVHDLPDFVYFNHSIHVKKGMGCETCHGRIDQMPGIMQKKSLQMEWCLDCHRNPAQYVRPREAVFTMGYEPDGDQLEIGRRLVQEYKIQSLTSCSTCHR
- a CDS encoding thioredoxin family protein, with protein sequence MAIESDLVTTAAVSAVEFPDLVRRFRVSGVPKTVINDAADILGAVPEAEFVSAVTRAGE
- a CDS encoding sulfatase; the protein is MTVARCRLPVAGVLMCLLAAAPAWAQGQAARKPNILVVLTDDQRWDALGVVQREQGEAALFPWLQTPNLDRLAAEGARFSQAFVTTSLCSPSRAALLSGRYARRHGVLDNFTEYPVDLPSYPRRLKDAGYETAYIGKWHMGEDNDAPRPGFDHWMSHRGQGNYFDNEFNIDGTRRQIDGYYTTVVTDHAVRWIGKSHDKPWLLVLGQKAPHGGPIQPEPRFAHALDAFPVREPVNYGDYKASDGKPAWLEESLPTWHGAKGPLYDLKQHDTFVRTYLATLLSVDRSVGRLYEALQASGQLDDTVIVFTSDNGFVLGEHGRVDKRTMYEESIRVPLLVRYPRGVKAGTVVSQMITSHDLAPSLIALGGGAPLEGITGRSWVPLLRGARIAWRDAFLYEYNYEKQFPYTPNVRGVRTDSWTYIRSPHGDGAPDRFTAELYDLRADPYERRNLIADPAHASRLTTMQALLERVSKEAGPDRIPVYEGIVNVRPVH